From Tautonia plasticadhaerens, the proteins below share one genomic window:
- a CDS encoding ADP-ribosylglycohydrolase family protein, translating to MVSEDRRRGVPLGLAIGDARGAPVAYACRLPDRFDEVVRRRVESSLPTHRSPACRSACASLGVLPCGLLHGLPREGVLAPAWEAPRRLDERVPLDAELREVALGGSRRERPPEIQGGVPLARSPGATPGAFAGAEDFRTSVLRAANPGDDADTTGAVRGQLAGACRGESGIPAEWRPGLGGRALIEAVSRRLIDEPGATVRRRDWLGTDRRLVGSLSASIDAPRGRATSPGLLRPTGPARLRPAGRPDTAR from the coding sequence ATGGTGAGCGAGGATCGCCGGCGTGGGGTCCCCCTCGGGCTGGCCATCGGCGACGCCCGCGGGGCCCCGGTCGCCTACGCGTGCCGGCTTCCCGACCGGTTCGACGAGGTGGTCCGGCGGCGCGTCGAGTCGAGCCTGCCGACCCACCGCAGCCCGGCCTGCCGGTCGGCCTGCGCCTCCCTCGGGGTGCTGCCGTGCGGGCTGCTGCACGGGCTACCGCGGGAGGGGGTGCTGGCCCCGGCCTGGGAGGCGCCGAGGCGGCTCGACGAGCGCGTCCCGCTCGACGCGGAGCTACGGGAGGTGGCCCTGGGGGGCTCCCGCCGCGAGCGGCCCCCGGAGATCCAGGGAGGTGTCCCCCTGGCTCGCAGCCCGGGGGCGACGCCGGGGGCCTTCGCGGGTGCCGAGGACTTCCGGACGTCGGTCCTGCGAGCGGCGAACCCGGGCGACGACGCGGACACGACCGGAGCGGTCCGCGGGCAGCTGGCCGGTGCGTGCCGGGGGGAGTCGGGGATCCCGGCCGAGTGGCGGCCCGGGCTCGGCGGTCGGGCCCTCATCGAGGCGGTGTCGCGGCGGCTCATCGACGAGCCGGGCGCGACCGTCAGGAGGAGGGATTGGCTCGGGACCGATCGTCGCCTCGTCGGTTCGCTTTCTGCCTCAATTGACGCACCACGCGGCCGGGCGACGTCCCCTGGCCTCCTTCGCCCGACCGGGCCGGCCAGGCTCCGCCCGGCGGGCCGGCCGGACACTGCCCGGTGA